A region of Culicoides brevitarsis isolate CSIRO-B50_1 chromosome 1, AGI_CSIRO_Cbre_v1, whole genome shotgun sequence DNA encodes the following proteins:
- the LOC134826900 gene encoding uncharacterized protein LOC134826900, which produces MWSQTQLWILLITTIAGIYAENTFDSCEKAVFLDHNLQQLPPICSTDRTQSDDPALKKVAENRLSTQIFGIIEHYKQTDPVGLPGVPIPDPMPIPDIKSSISLVHLNMKNVLSYGLSKFRIKHIKTDLKLLQVKAGVQIDELVLRGNYTMSTLFSRSSGPFKILITDVYVQGNATLAVEMDGKIRTQDIKMDVKFADMNMNFENLGLMGSVFQGIANSASNIIFDTVKPLMLKEAYEKIRKEIDTNLENAIADNTFPNSISPLDMAIAEGRKKVRNMGYDPYKIKDYNHTMGVFGVEMSNTWVRGVSSFYREGNITVEIENNVLIIGMQVGTQEIMGSTQWEVNIGKGMVTRAGHVKFTVQHFKVSVVLRQSLDLRNRAKLDDLQLELGNIQVRCDGAGTLDYVLELVVNILPNLLRYQIMDALENPIRSRIQDEMDKIDVEKVLKEKVLEYEKLGVNMNFDLPF; this is translated from the exons atgtgGTCTCAGACCCAATTATGGATACTTTTGATAACGACAATTGCAGGAATTTATGCAGAAAATACATTTGACAGTtgtgaaaaag CTGTGTTTTTGGATCATAATTTGCAACAATTACCGCCGATATGTTCTACAGATCGCACACAAAGTGATGACCCTGCTCTCAAAAAAGTCGCTGAAAACCGGTTATCCACGCAAATCTTCGGCATCATCGAACATTACAAACAAACAGATCCCGTTGGTCTTCCCGGCGTCCCGATACCCGACCCAATGCCCATTCCCGATATCAAAAGTTCCATTTCACTCGTGCATCTCAACATGAAGAACGTTCTTTCATATGGATTGTCCAAATTCCGCATCAAACACATCAAAACGGATTTGAAGCTGTTACAGGTGAAGGCAGGCGTGCAAATTGACGAACTTGTCTTGCGGGGAAACTACACAATGAGTACGCTTTTTAGTCGGTCCAGTGGTCCCTTTAAGATTCTCATCACCGACGTTTATGTGCAGGGTAATGCAACGTTAGCTGTCGAAATGGACGGGAAAATTCGCACGCAAGATATCAAGATGGACGTTAAGTTTGCCGATATGAACatgaattttgagaatttgggGTTGATGGGGTCGGTGTTTCAAGGTATCGCAAATAGTGCgtcgaatataatttttgatacggTTAAGCCTCTGATGTTAAAGGAAGCGTACGAGAAAATTCGCAAGGAAATCGATACAAATTTGGAGAATGCAATTGCTGACAATACTTTCCCGAATTCCATTTCGCCACTTGACATGGCGATTGCCGAGGGACGGAAGAAAGTGCGGAACATGGGATACGATCCGTACAAAATTAAGGATTATAATCACACAATGGGAGTTTTTGGCGTGGAAATGAGCAACACTTGGGTTAGAGGAGTATCTTCCTTTTATCGAGAGGGAAATATTACTGtggaaattgaaaataatgtcCTCATAATCG gAATGCAAGTGGGCACACAAGAAATAATGGGATCCACTCAATGGGAAGTCAACATTGGCAAAGGAATGGTAACTCGAGCAGGTCACGTCAAATTTACAGTGCAGcatttcaaa GTCTCTGTTGTCCTTCGTCAATCCCTGGATTTGCGAAATCGTGCCAAACTTGATGACTTACAGCTCGAACTGGGAAATATTCAAGTCAGATGTGATGGTGCCGGAACACTAGATTACGTGTTGGAGCTCGTTGTTAATATCCTACCGAATTTGCTGCGATACCAAATAATGGATGCCTTGGAAAATCCAATTAGAAGTCGCATTCAAGACGAAATGGATAAAATTGACGTAGAGAAAGTGCTAAAAGAGAAGGTGCTTGAGTACGAAAAGTTGGGTGTCAATATGAATTTTGACTTGccattttaa